Proteins co-encoded in one Bacillus sp. FSL H8-0547 genomic window:
- the spoIIAB gene encoding anti-sigma F factor: MRNEMNLQFSALSQNESFARVTVAAFIAQLDPTLDELTEIKTVVSEAVTNAIIHGYDNDPSGIVYISVTLEDSIVKLSIRDEGMGISDVEEARQPLYTTKPELERSGMGFTIMENFMDEVEIESSKSRGTSVKLTKHLSKSKALVN; the protein is encoded by the coding sequence ATGAGAAATGAGATGAACCTTCAATTTTCCGCGCTCAGCCAGAACGAATCCTTTGCACGGGTGACAGTTGCGGCATTTATTGCCCAGCTTGACCCGACACTTGATGAACTGACTGAAATCAAAACGGTCGTATCTGAGGCGGTCACAAACGCCATCATTCACGGCTATGACAACGACCCAAGCGGAATTGTCTATATTTCTGTCACACTGGAAGACAGCATTGTCAAACTGTCCATCCGCGATGAGGGTATGGGAATCAGCGATGTAGAAGAAGCAAGGCAGCCTCTTTATACAACTAAGCCGGAACTTGAACGGTCAGGAATGGGCTTTACCATCATGGAAAACTTCATGGATGAAGTGGAAATTGAATCGTCAAAATCCCGCGGAACATCGGTAAAGCTTACAAAACACTTATCGAAAAGCAAAGCTTTAGTAAACTAA
- the spoIIAA gene encoding anti-sigma F factor antagonist produces MSLAVELDVKQSVLCIRLIGELDHHTAEELRQKVTDILASENVQHIVLNLEHLSFMDSSGLGVILGRYKQVKQIGGEMVVCAISPAVKRLFDMSGLFKIIRLESSEERALVTLGVAS; encoded by the coding sequence ATGAGTCTAGCAGTAGAGCTTGATGTCAAACAATCTGTCCTGTGCATTCGTCTGATCGGTGAACTCGATCATCATACCGCGGAAGAACTGCGCCAGAAAGTGACAGACATTCTTGCATCTGAAAATGTTCAGCATATCGTACTGAACCTTGAGCACCTGTCTTTTATGGACAGTTCAGGGCTTGGCGTCATTTTGGGAAGATACAAACAAGTGAAGCAAATCGGCGGGGAAATGGTCGTCTGTGCCATATCGCCGGCAGTCAAACGCCTGTTTGATATGTCAGGCCTGTTTAAAATCATCCGCCTGGAATCGTCTGAAGAAAGAGCGCTCGTCACACTGGGGGTGGCATCATGA
- a CDS encoding pyrimidine-nucleoside phosphorylase: MRIVDLIEKKRDGKELTKEEISFIIKGYTNGDIPDYQMSALTMAIFFKGMTKEERANLTMEMVHSGDTIDLSKIEGIKVDKHSTGGVGDTTTLVLGPLVAAVGVPVAKMSGRGLGHTGGTIDKLEAVPGFHVEIENEEFIKLVNQNKIAVIGQSGNLTPADKKLYALRDVTATVDSIPLIASSIMSKKIAAGADAIVLDVKTGAGAFMKDLDDARELAQAMVEIGNAVGRKTMAVISDMSQPLGYAIGNALEIKEAIDTLKGEGPEDLHELCLTLGSYMVFLAEKASSLEEARSMLEEVIQNGKALETLKVFLEAQGGDGSVVDDPSKMPQAKYKVELPAKEDGYVSEIVADSVGVAAMWLGAGRATKESEIDLAVGLMLNKKIGEAVKKGDSLVTIYSNQEDVEQVKAKLYESIKVSQQSVEAPPLVHDTVKE, translated from the coding sequence ATGAGAATTGTTGACTTAATTGAAAAAAAACGTGACGGAAAAGAACTGACAAAAGAAGAAATCAGCTTTATCATCAAAGGCTATACAAACGGTGACATTCCTGACTATCAAATGAGTGCTCTTACAATGGCGATCTTTTTTAAAGGCATGACAAAAGAAGAGCGCGCAAACTTAACGATGGAAATGGTTCATTCAGGCGACACGATCGACCTCAGCAAGATTGAAGGCATCAAGGTTGATAAGCACAGCACAGGCGGAGTAGGCGATACAACGACACTTGTTCTTGGACCTCTTGTCGCTGCAGTCGGCGTGCCGGTTGCGAAAATGTCAGGACGCGGTCTTGGCCACACTGGCGGAACGATTGATAAACTTGAAGCCGTACCTGGATTCCACGTTGAAATTGAAAACGAAGAGTTCATTAAGCTTGTAAACCAAAACAAAATCGCGGTTATCGGCCAGAGCGGCAACTTAACTCCTGCTGATAAAAAGCTTTACGCTCTTCGTGACGTAACAGCTACCGTTGACAGCATTCCGCTGATTGCAAGCTCCATTATGAGCAAAAAAATTGCAGCAGGCGCAGATGCAATTGTTCTTGATGTAAAAACAGGCGCAGGCGCATTTATGAAAGACCTTGATGATGCAAGAGAGCTTGCACAGGCAATGGTTGAGATCGGAAATGCAGTCGGACGCAAAACGATGGCCGTTATTTCTGATATGAGCCAGCCGCTTGGCTACGCAATCGGAAATGCCCTTGAAATCAAAGAAGCGATTGATACGTTAAAAGGAGAAGGTCCGGAAGATCTTCACGAGCTGTGCTTAACGCTTGGAAGCTACATGGTATTCCTTGCAGAAAAAGCGTCATCACTTGAAGAAGCGCGCAGCATGCTTGAAGAAGTGATTCAAAACGGAAAAGCTCTTGAAACGCTCAAAGTTTTCCTTGAAGCACAGGGGGGAGACGGTTCAGTTGTTGATGACCCGAGCAAAATGCCGCAGGCAAAATACAAGGTTGAACTTCCTGCAAAAGAAGACGGCTATGTATCTGAAATCGTAGCAGATTCTGTAGGGGTTGCTGCGATGTGGCTTGGAGCCGGACGCGCTACGAAAGAATCTGAAATCGACCTTGCAGTCGGTCTGATGCTGAACAAAAAAATTGGAGAGGCCGTCAAAAAAGGCGATTCTCTAGTGACTATTTACAGCAACCAGGAAGATGTGGAGCAAGTAAAAGCAAAGCTTTATGAGAGCATCAAAGTGTCACAGCAGTCAGTGGAAGCACCGCCGCTTGTGCATGATACAGTAAAAGAATAA
- a CDS encoding D-alanyl-D-alanine carboxypeptidase family protein codes for MKRLLSTAVLSTMILTIATPAFAEEGSVQLADKAKSAVLIERDTGNILYDKNSDEKLPPASMTKIMTMLLIMEEIDKGQLKMDEKVRTSEYAASMGGSQIFLEPGEEMTVHEMLKGIAIASGNDASVAMAERISGSEDAFVEKMNKRVKALGLKNTAFQNPTGLPEKGHYSTAHDMAVMAKELLKFEKITQYTGSYEDYLREDTDKKFWLVNTNRLVKFYKGVDGVKTGFTNEAKYCLTATAKKDNMRVIAVVMGAPTPKDRNAQVTKMLDYAFSQYETHPLFKRNEVVAKMKISKGNSKTLNLVTSEPISVLTKKGGSVKDVTQEVVMKQNLQAPLKKGDELGKLILKKDSKTVVESPLVAEGDIEQAGWWTLFKRVLSDFTKSG; via the coding sequence ATGAAACGTCTACTATCAACCGCAGTGCTCAGCACCATGATATTGACCATTGCAACACCTGCTTTTGCAGAAGAAGGCTCAGTCCAGCTTGCGGATAAAGCAAAATCGGCTGTGCTGATCGAACGCGACACCGGCAACATTCTCTATGATAAAAACAGTGATGAAAAGCTTCCTCCGGCGAGCATGACAAAAATTATGACCATGCTGCTGATTATGGAAGAGATCGATAAAGGGCAGCTGAAAATGGACGAAAAAGTCCGCACAAGCGAATACGCCGCTTCCATGGGCGGATCCCAGATTTTTCTTGAACCGGGAGAAGAGATGACTGTTCATGAAATGCTTAAAGGAATTGCTATTGCATCCGGAAATGATGCGTCTGTTGCCATGGCCGAGCGCATTTCCGGCTCAGAAGATGCATTTGTAGAAAAAATGAACAAACGCGTGAAAGCGCTTGGACTGAAGAATACAGCTTTTCAAAATCCAACAGGCCTGCCTGAAAAAGGCCATTACAGCACAGCACATGACATGGCCGTGATGGCGAAAGAACTGCTGAAGTTTGAAAAAATCACACAATACACCGGATCTTATGAAGACTACCTTCGCGAAGATACCGATAAAAAATTCTGGCTCGTCAACACGAACCGCCTTGTAAAGTTTTATAAAGGCGTCGACGGTGTGAAAACAGGCTTTACAAATGAAGCAAAATACTGCCTGACTGCCACTGCCAAAAAAGACAACATGCGTGTCATTGCCGTTGTTATGGGAGCACCGACTCCAAAAGACAGAAATGCACAAGTGACAAAAATGCTTGATTACGCATTCAGCCAATATGAAACGCACCCTCTGTTCAAACGGAACGAAGTCGTTGCAAAAATGAAGATCAGCAAAGGAAACAGCAAAACGCTAAATCTTGTCACATCTGAACCGATTTCAGTACTGACGAAAAAAGGCGGAAGTGTAAAAGATGTCACTCAGGAAGTTGTCATGAAACAAAATCTTCAGGCGCCGCTTAAAAAAGGCGATGAGCTTGGAAAATTGATTCTGAAAAAAGACAGCAAAACCGTTGTTGAAAGCCCTCTTGTAGCAGAAGGCGATATCGAGCAGGCCGGCTGGTGGACACTCTTTAAACGAGTTCTTTCAGACTTTACGAAATCAGGCTGA
- the sigF gene encoding RNA polymerase sporulation sigma factor SigF, with translation MDVEVKNDISKTQLKDHEVKELIKRSQEGDQTARDTIVEKNMRLVWSVVQRFLNRGYEADDLFQIGCIGLLKSVDKFDLSYDVKFSTYAVPMIIGEIQRFIRDDGTVKVSRSLKELGNKIRRAKDDLSKSLGKMPTVSEIADYLEITPEEVVLAQEAVRAPSSIHETVYENDGDPITLLDQIADSGETKWFDKIVLKDAIKELDEREKLIVYLRYYKDQTQSEVAERLGISQVQVSRLEKKILQQMKDRMDQ, from the coding sequence ATGGATGTGGAGGTCAAGAACGATATCTCGAAAACTCAGCTTAAGGACCATGAAGTAAAGGAACTGATCAAACGCAGCCAGGAAGGCGACCAGACGGCAAGAGATACGATTGTTGAAAAAAACATGCGCTTAGTGTGGTCTGTCGTTCAAAGATTCCTGAACAGGGGCTATGAAGCAGATGACCTGTTTCAAATTGGCTGCATCGGCCTTTTAAAATCGGTTGATAAATTTGACCTGTCCTACGACGTTAAATTTTCAACCTATGCGGTTCCGATGATTATCGGCGAAATTCAGCGCTTTATCCGGGATGACGGCACAGTAAAGGTGAGCCGCTCTCTAAAAGAACTGGGCAACAAAATCAGAAGAGCAAAAGATGATTTATCAAAATCGCTCGGCAAAATGCCGACTGTCTCTGAGATCGCAGACTACCTTGAGATCACACCTGAAGAAGTCGTTCTTGCACAGGAAGCCGTACGCGCGCCATCCTCCATCCACGAAACCGTCTACGAAAACGATGGCGACCCGATCACCCTTCTCGATCAAATCGCTGACTCGGGCGAGACGAAGTGGTTTGACAAAATCGTCCTGAAAGATGCCATAAAAGAACTCGATGAGCGGGAAAAGCTGATCGTGTATCTCAGATACTACAAAGACCAGACCCAATCAGAAGTGGCCGAACGCCTCGGCATCTCACAGGTGCAGGTATCCCGGCTCGAAAAAAAGATCCTCCAGCAGATGAAAGACCGGATGGATCAATAA
- a CDS encoding purine-nucleoside phosphorylase — MLQEIKQSAEFMKEKVKNLPEIGLILGSGLGVLADEIENPVKIPYEDIPNFPVSTVEGHAGQLVFGTLKGANVAAMQGRFHFYEGYDMKKVTFPVRVLKEMGVKTIIVTNAAGGVNESFQPGDLMIISDHINNMGTSPLIGPNDSDLGVRFPDMSQAYSRKLRTLAKDAAAELGIKVQEGVYVGNTGPAYETPAEVRLARVLGGDAVGMSTVPEVIVANHAGMNVLGISCISNMAAGILDQPLSHDEVMETTEMVKANFLDLVKKIVSDIHSEVEKK; from the coding sequence CCTGAGATCGGTCTGATTCTTGGATCTGGTCTTGGTGTTCTGGCGGATGAAATCGAAAATCCGGTTAAAATTCCATATGAGGACATTCCAAACTTTCCGGTATCCACTGTTGAGGGTCATGCCGGACAGCTTGTATTCGGAACGCTCAAAGGAGCAAACGTTGCTGCTATGCAGGGCCGTTTCCACTTTTACGAAGGCTATGACATGAAAAAAGTGACGTTCCCTGTTCGTGTTTTAAAGGAAATGGGCGTAAAAACGATTATCGTCACTAATGCAGCAGGCGGGGTAAATGAATCGTTTCAACCCGGTGATTTAATGATTATCTCTGATCATATCAATAATATGGGGACTAGCCCGTTAATCGGACCAAATGATTCAGACCTTGGCGTGCGTTTCCCTGACATGTCCCAGGCCTATAGCCGCAAACTGAGAACTCTTGCTAAAGATGCTGCCGCAGAGCTTGGGATCAAAGTACAGGAAGGCGTGTATGTTGGAAATACCGGACCTGCTTATGAAACACCTGCAGAAGTTCGTCTGGCGAGAGTGCTTGGCGGCGATGCGGTCGGCATGTCTACTGTGCCTGAAGTTATTGTAGCGAACCATGCAGGCATGAACGTGCTTGGCATTTCCTGTATTTCAAACATGGCTGCCGGTATTCTGGACCAGCCGCTTTCACATGACGAAGTAATGGAAACAACAGAAATGGTAAAAGCGAATTTCCTGGATTTAGTGAAGAAGATCGTTTCAGATATTCACAGCGAGGTGGAGAAAAAATGA